DNA from Variovorax sp. PBL-H6:
TTCATCATGCCGGGTCAGGGCGTGCGCAAGAGGTCGGTGCGCCAGAAGCTCAATGTCATCGGCAGCGAGTTCAAGGGGCGCAACGTGCTGCTCGTCGACGATTCGATCGTGCGCGGCACGACCAGCCGCGAGATCGTGCAGATGGCGCGCGAAGCCGGCGCGCGCAAGGTCTATCTGGCGAGCGCGGCGCCGCCGGTGCGCTACCCGAACGTCTACGGCATCGACATGCCGACCAAGGACGAGCTGGTCGCCCACGATCGCACGGTCGAGGAAATCCGCGAGCTGATCGGGTGCGATGCGCTGATCTACCAGGACGTCGAGGGCATGAAGCGCGCCGTTCTCAAGGCGTCGCCGGGCCGCGGGCCGAAGCTCGACGGCTTCGATGCATCATGCTTCGACGGCGTCTACGTGACGGGCGACATCGACACCGAGGCCATCATCCGCATGAACGGCAACCGTCCCCGTATCGAAGAGAACGACGAGGACTCGTCGCGTCTCGCGCTCCCCAACCTGAGCTGAAGAGAACCATCGTGACCGACCGATCCCTTCCCCCCGGGCTGCACCGCGACACACTCGCCGTGCGTGCCGCGCTCGAGCGAAGCCAGTACGGCGAGAACTCGGAGGCGCTGTTTCTCACCAGCAGCTTCGTGCAGCCCGACGCCGAAACCTCGGCGCGGCGCTTCGCGGGCACCGAGGAAGGCTTCACCTACACCCGCACCTCGAACCCCACGGTGGCCAGCTTCGAGCGGCGGCTTGCCGCGCTCGAGGGCACCGAGGCGGCAATCGGCGCTGCCAGCGGCATGGGCGCGATCCTCATGATGTGCATGGGGCTGCTCAAGGCCGGCGACCATGTGGTGTGCTCGCGCTCGGTGTTCGGCTCCACGCTCAACCTGATCGGGCGCGACTTCGGGAAATTCGGCGTGGAGACTACCTTCGTCTCGCAGACCGACGTGGCCGAATGGAAGTCGGCGATTCGGCCCAACACGAAGCTCCTGTTTGCCGAGACGCCGACCAATCCGCTGACCGATGTGTGCGACATCCGTGCGCTGGCCGACCTGGCGCACGGCGCGGGCGCGCTGTTGGCGGTCGACAACTGCTTCTGCTCGCCGGCCCTGCAGCGGCCTGTCGAGTTCGGCGCCGACCTCGTCATCCACTCGGGTACCAAGTACCTCGAAGGCCAGGGCCGCGTACTGGCGGGCGCCATCTGCGGCTCGCAGAAGCTCATCGACGTGTTCGCGACCGTGGTGCGCACTGCCGGCATGGCGCTGTCGCCCTTCAATGCCTGGGTCGTCCTCAAGGGGCTCGAGACCCTGGGCATCCGCATGCAGGCCCATTGCGCTGGCGGCCTTGCATTGGCGAAGTGGTTGGAGACGCAGCCTGCGGTAAAGCGCGTGTACTACCCCGGCCTGGCTTCGCATCCGCAGCACGCACTCGCTATGCGCCAGCAGTCGGGGCAGGGCGGGGCGGTGGTCTCCTTCGATGTGCAGGGCGATACGCCCGAGGCAGCGCGCGCCAACGCCTTCCATGTGATCGACAGCACGCGCGTGCTGTCGATCACCGCCAACCTCGGCGACACCAAGACCACTATTACCCACCCGGCCACCACCTCGCACGGCCGACTCAGCGAAGAACAGCGCCAGGCCGCCGGCATCGGCCAGGGCCTGGTTCGAGTCGCGGTCGGCCTCGACCATATCGACGATATCCAGGCCGACCTCTTGCGCGGCCTGGACACGCTACGCACCTGAACCTGACTCCATGACTGTTCGCACCCGCATCGCGCCGTCCCCCACGGGCTTCCTCCACCTCGGCACGGCTCGCACCGCGCTCTACTCGTGGGCCTATGCGCGCCACCACGGCGGCCAGTTCGTGCTGCGCATCGAGGACACCGACGTCGCCCGCTCCACGCAGGAGTCGGTCGAGCAGATCCTCGCCTCCATGCACTGGCTGGGGCTGGACTATGACGAGGGTCCGGTCTACCAGATGCAGCGGCTCGACAGATACCGCGAAGTCGTCGAGCAGATGCTGGCCGCCGGCACGGCCTACCGCTGCTACTGCACGCCCGCCGAGCTCGACGCCATGAAGGAGGCGCAGCGCGCGCGCGGCGAGAAGGCGCTCTACGACGGCCGCTGGCGCCCTGCGCAGGGCAAGGTACTGCCGCCTGTTCCGGAAGGCGTGCCGCCGGTGATCCGCTTCTGCAATCCGCCAGATGGCGACGTGAGCTGGGACGACCTCGTCAAGGGCCCGATCACCATCAACAACCGGGAAATCGACGACCTCATCATCGTGCGCGCCGACGGTGTGCCGACGTACAACTTCGCGGTGGTGGTGGACGACTGGGACATGGGCATCTCGCATGTGTTCCGCGGCGACGAGCACATCAACAACACGCCCTGGCAAATCAACATCTTCCGCGCGCTCGGCGCGCCGTTGCCGCAGTTCGGCCATGTGCCCGTGATCCTCGGCGAGGACGGGCAAAAGCTCTCGAAGCGCCGCGGTGCCGTCAGCGTCACGGCCTACGAGGAGGGCGGCTACCTGCCCGAGGCGATGCTCAACTACCTCGCACGGCTGGGCTGGAGTCATGGCGACGAAGAGCTGTTCACGCGCGAGCAGATGGTGGCGTGGTTCGACGGCACGCATCTGTCGAAGAGCCCCGCGCAGTGGGATGCAGCCAAGCTCGCATGGGTGAACGCGCAGTACATCAAGGCCAAGCCTGATGCGGAGCTTGCGCTGCTCGTTGCCGCGCAATTGCACAAGCGCGGCATCGAGTCCGACGACAGGCTTGCGGCGATCTGCGCGCTGTTCAAAGACCGCTGCGACACGACGGTGACCTTGGCCAATTGGGCGGCCGCCTTCTACGCGGACGTGCAGCCCAGCGACGCCGATCGTGCGCAGCATCTGACCGATGCCGTTCGCCCCGCGATTGCCGCGCTGGCCGACAAGCTCGCCACCGTGGCGTGGGACAAGGCATCGATCACCGCGGCGATCAAGGAAGTGCTGGCTGCGCAGGGCCTCAAGATGCCAGCGCTGGCCATGCCCGTGCGCGTGCTCGTGATGGGCACGGCGCAGACGCCGTCGCTCGATGCCGTGCTCGCACTCTTCTCTCGTGAAGAAATTTTGAAGCGGCTACAGAGGCATGAAATTTCGACGCTATAATTCGAGGCTCGACGCCCACAGGGGGTATAGCTCAGCTGGGAGAGCGCTTGCATGGCATGCAAGAGGTCAGCGGTTCGATCCCGCTTACCTCCACCATCTGGAAGTCGAGACAACCAAGCGTTGATCGCAACGCGGTTCTTAGGTTTACGACCCTATCGTCTAGAGGCCTAGGACACCACCCTTTCACGGTGGCTACCGGGGTTCGAATCCCCGTAGGGTCGCCAGTTTTCACGCAAGTGAAGAAGGCACAAGTCGGCAGCACTTGGCTCTATCCGAGCGAACGCAGCCTACCAGGAGTGGTAGTTCAGTTGGTTAGAATACCGGCCTGTCACGCCGGGGGTCGCGGGTTCGAGTCCCGTCCACTCCGCCAAACACAAGCCCCTGTAGCAGCCCCTGCCACAGGGGCTTTTTGTTTGGGTTCCTGCCCGCCGGTAGAACGCGGACCGCGGCTGCCCATGGTTTTGCCCATGTTCTAGTTCTTGCGCAGGTACCGCCGGCCGCGCAAGCGCCGACCGACGCCGTGGGCAATCCCACGGCATCAATAATCCACGCTTGAGATTCAAGCCATAAAACCGTCCGTGGAAACGGGGCAAGTCAGGCACAGTTGGGGTGGCTGGGATGGCGACCGGTCCCTGAAGGGGACCTCTCACAGGTCACGGTCAGCTGGAACGGAGCATAGACGCGTCGCGAGGCTGGAATTGTTGGAATGATTCAGGGCGTCCGCTGTAGGCCGAGGCCATGTGGAAACGGCCTTTGACTTGTGAGTATCCTGAACGCGCGGTGCACTTTCGTCGCGTCATGACGACGGGTTTGGAGATCCCTCGTCTCAAGATCGTGGCCAACGGATCACGCCGGCGCCGCGAGCTTCGGCGCAGCTTGGGCGTGTGCGACGAAGAAAGACAGGTCCTGCTCGTTCTATCCTCACGGCCACGGATCCTTTGCGGTCTGGGCGCGATCGGCTACCTTCTTGGGCTCCTTGCGAGGCGCGATGGGCGTCAATGGCTCGGGACGTCTCCATCCGGCTGCATGGTTGGAGCCTTCTTGGACCGGCACGCTCGCACCTCAACAAATTCTTGATCGTGGAGGGAACGGCCTGTGGACGTGGTCGATTCCGATCGGATGGAGCAGCAGCTTGCCAGCCAGCTTCGCTGGCTTGTGAACGCCGATTCGCCCCTCGCTTCAGCCTTTCTCGCTTACGCGGTCGGGATCTCGCCATCTATGCGCCACGGCAAGCTTGGATCCTCGCCGACCAATATCAGCGCAGCGCGGTACGCAGCCCCCGCTGCGGCACGGATTTCATCGACCAGCAGGCGCAGGCGCTGCGCGCGATCCTTTGGCGAGAGGTAGGCCGGCTCGTGCATGAGGCGCTGCGTCACCTTCAGCAGCATGGCCGAGGACGTCAGGCAAAAGTGTATCGCTGAGCGCTCCCGTGACGCGTTATTGGCTTCCTCGACCCTGCGGATTGCCGTCTCCTTCGCCGGCGCTGGCAATTCACCAAGATTAGTGGGGCCAGACCATGGGGCGAACTCATGGTCGCCGTAGCGCCCATCGAGTATCAGTTCGATCGCGTGAAGAGCCCGTTCGATCTCGAGCATCTCGGATGTTTTCATTTGGAACTTCCATACCCGCGACTGTCGTAGCGGCCACGTGCCGCACAAATGCGCTCAGTCGGCCCGGGTCAATGAGATCGATTGTCGGCAGTCCAATCTGCGCCGAACAGTGTCAGTTCGTGCGAACTTGACCGGGCCACGATGCAGCGTCAGGACTACGAATCAGTTTGTGGAAAGTTGAGTCACCAATTCGCCGACAGTACGCAGTGCCGAAGCGAAGCGTGGGTCCGCGCCATCGCCAAAGTTGATGCGTACGCAATGCGTGAAGCACCGGTCGGTCGAGAAGATCTGTCCCGGTGCCAGGGTGATGTTGCATGCGAGCGCGAGCCGATGCAGCGCCAGCGCGTCAACGCTTCTCGGCAGCTGAAGCCACAGGAAATAGCCGCCTTCCGGGCTGGAGGCGCGCGTCGCTCGCGAGAAGCACTCGCGGACGGCGTCCATCGCGGCAGCCTTGTAGCCGGCCAGCGTCGCCCGCGGCAAGGGGCTCGGGAAGGCAGAGCCCAGCGGCACGCGAGTTGGGCATTCCGGACGAGCGGATCAAGTCGATGACGAGGAGGGCGCCGATCGGAGAATGGAGTTTTTGCTTCAGTGCCGTCCGTCTGCCAACGCATCACAACTCGCCACACACTGCGTCGCGAGTGCGCCGACGGTCTTCAATGCGGGCACAAAGCGCGGGTCGCCGCCATGGCCGTAATTCAGCCGCACGCAGTTCTTGAAGCGCCTGGCGGCAGAAAACAGCGGCCCCGGCGACAGGCTGATACCGCGTTCTCTCGCGAGCGCGTGCAGTTCGATCGTGTCAACGGCGATGGGCAGTTCGAGCCATAAGAAATAGCCGCCATCCGGCACCGTCATGCGCGTGCCGGCGGGGAAGTGCGTCTGCACGGCCTCAATGGCCACGGCCAGGTAGCCGGCTAGCGCCTTGCGCATGCGCCGCAGGTGCCGGTCGTAGCCGCCCTGGTCGAGGTAGGCCGCGATGGCGGCCTCCGCAGGGATGGCCGGCGAGAGCGTGTACATAAGACGCATCTGCTCGATCTTCGCTGCAAAGCGTCCGCCCGCCACCCAGCCGACGCGGTAGCCGGGCGCCAGACACTTGGAGAAGGAACCGCAATTCATTACCAGGCCTTCGGTGTCGAAGGCCTTGGCCGGCAGTGGCTTCTTCGCGCCGAAATAGAGTTCAGCATAGACGTCGTCCTCGATCAGCGGAATCGCATGCTTCGCGAGCAGGGCGACCAGCGCTTTCTTGCGATCCTCGGGCATCGAACTGCCCAGAGGATTCTGGAAGCTGGTCATGAGCCAGCAAGCCGCGACGCGCTGGCGTTCGAGTGCCGCGGCCAGCGCGTCGATGTCGATGCCCTGGGACGGCGAGGTCGCAACCTCAAGCGAGCGCAGATGCAGGCGCTCGAGCGCCTGCAGCGCCGCGTAGAAGGTGGGCGACTCCACCACGACGACGTCCCCGGGCTGCGTGACTGCCTGCAGGCTCAAGTTCATTCCTTCCAAACCGCCATTGGTCAGCACCAGCTCCGTGGCCTCGACGGCGATGCCGTCCATCGCGTACCGCAGCCCAATGTGGCGGCGCAGCGCCTCGTTGCCGTGCGCCAGGTCCTCGATCAGGCGCCAAGGATCGAAGTCGCGCATCTCGGTCCAGAGGTGCCGCGCGAGTCGCGTGAGCGGGCACAGCGATGGACTCAGGAAGGCCGAGCCGAGCGGAGCGAATTCGCGGCGCGCCATGGGACCCAGCAGCTCGAAGACGAGCTGGCCGATGTCCACGCTCCTGGCTCTTCCATCGGACCTCGAATCCGCCGGCGCCTGCAGCTTGGCGGGGGCGAGGCCTGGCTTCACGTAATACCCGGAGCGGGGGCGCGCCTCGATCAGGCCGCGCGCTTCCAGCAGGTAGTAAGCCTCGAAGACAGTGCTGCGGCTGAGGCCGCGCGCGGCGCTCGTGGCCCGCACGGAGGGCAGGCGGTCGCCGGGCCGCAGCATGCCGGTGCGGATCAGTTCGGCAATTTCGTTCGCACAGCGTTCGTATAGCTTCATGGCTCCGCCTGAAGCGGAGTCACCCAACCAGGCTGCTCCATGTGCAGAAGGCGCCGGACGATTTTGGCACGCAAGCCCTTCAAGGCGGGCACTGTTTCGATGAGAAGCTGCCGGCGCTCAGCGTGGACTGCCCTGCGGGGAGTTGCCGTATACGACTGGGAATGGTTGCTGTCGCCCATGCGGATGCTGCAGTCGCGTCGCGAGGAACTCGATCAAGTCGAACAGCTGCAACCCCGATGGGTCGACGTGCCCGCCCTGGTACACGGCCAGCTGTTTCTCCGGGCTCGCCAGCGCTTCGTAGATCTCCACCTGTCCTTCGGGCGTGAAGAACTCGTCGTCCTGCTTCTGCTGGAACAGTACCGGAATCGA
Protein-coding regions in this window:
- a CDS encoding O-succinylhomoserine sulfhydrylase, producing the protein MTDRSLPPGLHRDTLAVRAALERSQYGENSEALFLTSSFVQPDAETSARRFAGTEEGFTYTRTSNPTVASFERRLAALEGTEAAIGAASGMGAILMMCMGLLKAGDHVVCSRSVFGSTLNLIGRDFGKFGVETTFVSQTDVAEWKSAIRPNTKLLFAETPTNPLTDVCDIRALADLAHGAGALLAVDNCFCSPALQRPVEFGADLVIHSGTKYLEGQGRVLAGAICGSQKLIDVFATVVRTAGMALSPFNAWVVLKGLETLGIRMQAHCAGGLALAKWLETQPAVKRVYYPGLASHPQHALAMRQQSGQGGAVVSFDVQGDTPEAARANAFHVIDSTRVLSITANLGDTKTTITHPATTSHGRLSEEQRQAAGIGQGLVRVAVGLDHIDDIQADLLRGLDTLRT
- the gltX gene encoding glutamate--tRNA ligase — translated: MTVRTRIAPSPTGFLHLGTARTALYSWAYARHHGGQFVLRIEDTDVARSTQESVEQILASMHWLGLDYDEGPVYQMQRLDRYREVVEQMLAAGTAYRCYCTPAELDAMKEAQRARGEKALYDGRWRPAQGKVLPPVPEGVPPVIRFCNPPDGDVSWDDLVKGPITINNREIDDLIIVRADGVPTYNFAVVVDDWDMGISHVFRGDEHINNTPWQINIFRALGAPLPQFGHVPVILGEDGQKLSKRRGAVSVTAYEEGGYLPEAMLNYLARLGWSHGDEELFTREQMVAWFDGTHLSKSPAQWDAAKLAWVNAQYIKAKPDAELALLVAAQLHKRGIESDDRLAAICALFKDRCDTTVTLANWAAAFYADVQPSDADRAQHLTDAVRPAIAALADKLATVAWDKASITAAIKEVLAAQGLKMPALAMPVRVLVMGTAQTPSLDAVLALFSREEILKRLQRHEISTL
- a CDS encoding aminotransferase-like domain-containing protein encodes the protein MKLYERCANEIAELIRTGMLRPGDRLPSVRATSAARGLSRSTVFEAYYLLEARGLIEARPRSGYYVKPGLAPAKLQAPADSRSDGRARSVDIGQLVFELLGPMARREFAPLGSAFLSPSLCPLTRLARHLWTEMRDFDPWRLIEDLAHGNEALRRHIGLRYAMDGIAVEATELVLTNGGLEGMNLSLQAVTQPGDVVVVESPTFYAALQALERLHLRSLEVATSPSQGIDIDALAAALERQRVAACWLMTSFQNPLGSSMPEDRKKALVALLAKHAIPLIEDDVYAELYFGAKKPLPAKAFDTEGLVMNCGSFSKCLAPGYRVGWVAGGRFAAKIEQMRLMYTLSPAIPAEAAIAAYLDQGGYDRHLRRMRKALAGYLAVAIEAVQTHFPAGTRMTVPDGGYFLWLELPIAVDTIELHALARERGISLSPGPLFSAARRFKNCVRLNYGHGGDPRFVPALKTVGALATQCVASCDALADGRH